The Papilio machaon chromosome 3, ilPapMach1.1, whole genome shotgun sequence genome window below encodes:
- the LOC106707819 gene encoding protein arginine N-methyltransferase 9, which translates to MEEIEGDYVNYARQLSSSGNLSKSFDIYISVFEKNPRLKNMYEPEFQIVMMRYNETLSAAGKIEDIFTNFSRAIKIFPKNVYLLNEIGKYLYKFGYYEEAWSHFQKALSANSGFVNAEKNLNSVKNLLVERWHFRMLNDKKRNELFRAAIHEIVKFGKDNVIDVGTGTGLLALFARKCQPLTITACDGSSVMTKIAENIIQDYEINDIAIVNKMSTAMDYKEIGSKCTVLVTEMFDAGLFGEHVLQTLLHAWNYLIDVGGKVIPGRAEFFVAGVNCNYLNLKYQLGQGIKTLLNIPTANVHMMSNDETYDCEDVHSFKDLKYMTEEHSLIKIDFNNYDDIQDKLYRSEPFNIDLIATQDGEINCMIGWFNLYLTDNVTITTDPRSEDRCNAWQQAVFFDIIPKEVKKNDSYTTQFLMNTGKLTMVPNYNINIDKISHEALRFLNDSEYVKTILGCVGMACVYLGQIIEMAEIVVIDLCPFPLFGLQMLKRGAKSLVCTARTYNDEIFILKVLEANKIDISKITILVGDLWNLDSFVDTLFHAIFCHPFELCGEIDLRLKDIAHELKTSHLAPGGLYMPATISIIGQLVDSHWLDINNRVYDENTIDYKVSGYMNVYQVSQNFCIDMSRLEYTPMSRPTCLGECSNELRSFVINVPIIKDGTANAILCWYKIELMEDIGEIATNRSDGFVDSIAFLADPKVPMKKGDIANVLRCVDPDGGFKLLVDIEN; encoded by the coding sequence atggaGGAAATAGAAGGAGACTATGTGAACTACGCACGGCAACTTTCGTCGAGTGGTAATCTTAGCAAATCTTTCGATATATACATTTCGGTTTTTGAAAAGAATCCCCGCCTTAAAAACATGTATGAACCAGAATTCCAGATCGTTATGATGCGGTACAATGAAACCTTGTCCGCAGCTGGAAAGATTGAAGacatatttactaattttagtcgCGCTATTAAGATTTTCCCGAAAAACGTATACCTGTTGAATGAGATTggcaaatatttgtataagttCGGTTATTACGAAGAGGCTTGGTCTCACTTCCAGAAAGCTCTCAGCGCGAATTCCGGTTTTGTAAATGCGGAAAAGAATTTGAATTCTGTGAAAAATTTACTTGTTGAAAGATGGCATTTTCGAAtgttaaatgacaaaaaacGAAATGAGCTATTTCGAGCCGCTATTCATGAGATAGTCAAGTTCGGCAAGGATAACGTGATTGATGTTGGAACTGGGACAGGCTTGCTGGCGCTGTTTGCTCGGAAGTGCCAGCCACTGACCATCACTGCATGTGATGGCTCTAGTGTTATGACTAAAATAGCAGAGAATATAATACAAGACTATGAGATAAATGATATAGCCATTGTAAACAAGATGTCCACAGCCATGGATTATAAAGAGATAGGTTCCAAATGCACTGTCCTGGTGACTGAAATGTTTGATGCTGGCTTATTCGGGGAACATGTGTTGCAAACACTGTTGCATGCTTGGAATTATTTGATAGATGTTGGAGGAAAAGTAATTCCTGGTAGAGCAGAGTTCTTTGTAGCAGGTGTAAATTGCAACtaccttaatttaaaatatcagctGGGGCAAggcattaaaactttattgaatATCCCCACAGCAAATGTTCACATGATGTCCAATGATGAGACATATGACTGTGAAGATGTACATTctttcaaagatttaaaatacatgacTGAAGAGCATTCTCTCATCAAAATagactttaataattatgatgaTATTCAAGATAAGTTATATCGAAGTGAACCTTTCAATATTGACTTGATTGCCACCCAAGATggtgaaataaattgtatgatCGGTTGGTTTAACTTGTATTTGACAGATAATGTTACAATAACAACAGATCCCCGCTCTGAAGATCGGTGCAATGCTTGGCAGCAGGCTGTCTTCTTTGACATCATACCAAAAGAAGTTAAAAAGAATGACTCATATACTACACAATTTTTGATGAATACTGGAAAGTTGACTATGGTTCccaattacaatataaacatTGACAAGATTTCGCATGAAGCATTGAGATTTTTGAATGATTCAGAATATGTGAAGACGATTCTTGGATGCGTTGGCATGGCTTGTGTCTACCTTGGTCAAATTATTGAGATGGCCGAGATTGTTGTTATTGATTTATGCCCATTCCCTCTGTTTGGTTTGCAAATGTTGAAAAGAGGTGCCAAGTCCTTGGTCTGTACTGCTAGAACTTATAATGATGAAATATTCATTCTTAAAGTCTTAGAAGCCAATAAAATTGACATATCCAAAATAACTATACTAGTGGGAGATCTGTGGAATTTGGATTCTTTTGTTGATACATTATTCCATGCAATTTTTTGCCATCCTTTCGAGTTATGTGGGGAAATTGATTTGAGACTGAAAGATATAGCTCACGAATTGAAGACATCCCATTTGGCACCGGGAGGTCTTTACATGCCGGCCACCATTAGCATCATAGGCCAGCTTGTTGATAGTCACTGGCTAGACATTAACAACAGGGTTTACGATGAAAATACAATTGATTACAAAGTATCGGGATATATGAATGTGTATCAAGTATCACAGAACTTCTGTATTGACATGTCCCGTTTGGAATACACTCCTATGTCGCGGCCTACATGTTTGGGTGAGTGTTCAAATGAGTTAAGATCGTTTGTGATTAATGTACCTATCATTAAGGATGGCACAGCAAATGCCATTCTTTGCTggtataaaattgaattgatgGAAGACATAGGAGAAATAGCCACAAATAGAAGTGACGGTTTTGTAGACAGCATAGCGTTCCTTGCTGATCCTAAAGTTCCAATGAAGAAAGGAGATATTGCGAATGTATTGCGCTGCGTTGATCCTGATGGTGGTTTTAAACTACTTGTCGATATCGAAAATTAA
- the LOC106707871 gene encoding zinc finger protein 729 produces the protein MALKLGKCRLCLKLGDFYSIFTMDNNLQLAEMVMECARVKIYEGDGLPDKICSECIQKLSSAHIFKQQCERSDQELRRNYVPPPGYSAVPSPTNRQSSDSAFSNNTDVSVKTQATTSPTETKVSPASRSRKRSAESIDNTSSSGQSYEYRPTSTKRVAELRAAEKRPRRTLNSSNADSDYEDNSGSQCSVETDSDEPSKSEFKCKVCGKEFASQKGVSAHSKVHLRKSYKNVIVNIPQPVENSEVENANDIEDKMECEKCDKKFKLKIMLKRHQETCGKILPKSPIKELQVSLEPIDSVSSQNKIECEMCSNKFKTIDNLEKHMRVVHAAVLKRDKYEQIVENGANVAPCYFCAQPFEDYNVYIEHFDNCSKKRDVIIFTCPLCRKVLSKKSTYFLHIKNMHLSVCGEQNKSVDKSMEGSFECRICSKKMVSQDQLISHLAGHMSNMGDDEMAEVNTCESPTDNEADLANYSNPHVSSGPLKCSMCEKRFTYKKALVTHEQKHLDGELEIKQEPEEKDSSLLSESYRESESESSQEDDDDNTCDICEKEFSYKRLLIQHKKTKHNMSSGTKRAKISLKDCSVKCLICDIEMKVSAINEHNQKHTTINIKPRNLYTCAECNEKFKSCSSLATHIKLVHRLKQPQTPKLQRAELADFCEVVVTKTEPLASGQDRDDLVTVPSDPESAPLVNLSGFTCPTCGKQMPTLISLKRHINWHSNVGNNIEKKLECFVCKEVFRFQCHYRLHMRKHYNDTNLDPALLTCTICNRKSKHLRAAKAHMNFHKQTRFKNKDYQCSICKRVFQFRKVYLSHMAIHYKRGESANNTVVGIESAVAREPAAAHTCQYCGKVCDSEVSLKHHVIWHKSKTSLFGARHECNICGIMFTNKRTLELHVRSHYEDDNGPYKCTICGKGFIDEVYHRKHVKGHNFDHQSHQARIAKLRKDKVKCPICSRFYPDLVKLIRHLRRTHPESKMIKNDPDAPQQSYFSCKLCAKVFLDERRLQHHEEAHLRKPEFFKCKFCGKKTMSLKGHRLHIKSHLTQKYIDEPLKCMHCEETFTRGYDLHYHLRDVHDITETWIAERTEITLNGPLKEFQCSICLKILASKGNFERHIDYHNSLRCNYCFDYFSSLRFLEGHLTFSCDKKKLVGDTEVYPRKVKCHICYKAFHLQVKLDCHLRTQHNIKVCKEVSEGKKDFVCDYCFKVFENEFALSTHKVYHRTVGFYGCLYCNRKFNTLTVFKKHKNHHFSQLNVDNPTKCEHCDETFVAFREFIYHMRDVHGDDKEWTVLPKESIEEKCHICNKIFFNLHKHLAYHEENRCKKCSEYFYSQIEYDNHLCAIESEEEVDEKNESDLRPKYEECAFCFKPTTKKNSQRLHDHIHKVSGSISCRFCPLKFKTIDAFNIHAFSHRSRKYDKKPIKCRQCGEKFVRYGPFIRHMRAVHKSKQKLHYRAMVRPEPCVVCGDLFPNLHNHYRAHLQNQCQQCRKYFTSCKVFSQHECDKEDSNPSKVFTCDENLLALINSYTPKDEKDDEKFYGHSDDEDEMAVEPNVPHNDYMTQDEESQNSTDMSIHQMVHAPIISDVLSLYKQKEEETLNVVDLVDDNSLDGEDIVNIITIDD, from the exons ATGGCCCTCAAGCTTGGAAAATGTAGGCTCTGCCTCAAACTCGGCGACTTTTATTCCATCTTCACGATGGATAACAACTTGCAGCTCGCGGAGATGGTTATGGAATGTGCTCGAGTAAAG atatatgAAGGAGATGGACTGCCAGACAAGATATGCTCAGAGTGTATTCAGAAGCTTAGCAGTGCACACATATTCAAGCAGCAGTGTGAAAGATCGGATCAGGAGTTGCGACGAAATTATGTGCCTCCACctg GTTACAGTGCTGTACCTTCACCTACAAACAGGCAGAGCAGCGACTCAGCATTCTCTAACAACACAGATGTGTCTGTTAAGACTCAGGCCACAACATCGCCGACGGAAACAAAAGTCTCTCCTGCAAGTCGGAGCAGAAAACGTAGTGCGGAAAGTATTGACAATACATCATCCAGCGGACAATCCTATGAATACCGACCCACCTCTACTAAACGAGTGGCGGAACTTCGTGCTGCAGAAAAAAGGCCAAGAAGAACCCTTAACTCTTCTAATGCAGACTCTGATTATGAAGACAATAGTGGTTCCCAATGCTCTGTTGAAACTGATTCTGATGAACCATCAAAGAGCGAATTCAAATGTAAAGTTTGTGGCAAAGAATTCGCCTCACAAAAAGGTGTGTCCGCACATTCCAAAGTTCATTTAAGGAAAAGTTACAAGAACGTTATAGTCAACATACCACAACCTGTTGAGAATAGTGAAGTGGAGAATGCCAATGATATTGAGGATAAGATGGAATGTGAGAAATGTgacaagaaatttaaattgaaaataatgttgaaaCGTCACCAAGAAACATGCGGAAAGATATTACCAAAGTCACCAATTAAAGAGTTGCAAGTTTCACTGGAGCCAATTGACTCTGTTTCCTcgcaaaacaaaattgaatgTGAAATGTGctcaaacaaatttaaaactatagaTAATTTGGAGAAACATATGAGAGTAGTACATGCGGCTGTTCTAAAACGCGATAAATATGAGCAAATAGTCGAAAACGGTGCAAACGTCGCCCCTTGTTATTTTTGCGCGCAGCCATTCGAGGattataatgtttacattGAACACTTTGATAATTGTTCAAAGAAGCGcgatgttattattttcacatGTCCACTCTGCCGCAAAGTTTTGTCTAAAAAGAGCACTTATTTccttcatataaaaaatatgcatttGTCTGTTTGTGGGGAACAAAACAAGAGTGTCGACAAATCTATGGAAGGTTCATTTGAATGTCGCATATGTAGTAAGAAGATGGTGTCTCAAGACCAGCTCATAAGTCATCTGGCAGGGCATATGTCCAACATGGGTGATGATGAAATGGCTGAAGTCAATACATG TGAAAGTCCTACAGACAATGAAGCAGATTTAGCAAACTACTCAAATCCTCATGTATCTTCTGGACCACTGAAGTGTAGCATGTGTGAGAAACGATTCACCTATAAGAAAGCTCTCGTCACTCATGAACAGAAGCACTTGGATGGAGAGTTAGAGATAAAACAAGAGCCAGAGGAGAAGGACAGCAGTTTGCTGAGCGAGTCCTACCGTGAGTCCGAGTCGGAATCTAGTCAAGAAGACGATGACGACAATACATGCGATATTTGTGAGAAGGAATTTTCTTACAAGCGTCTGTTAATTCAGCACAAGAAGACCAAACACAACATGAGCTCCGGCACGAAGAGAGCCAAAATCAGCCTCAAAGACTGCAGTGTGAAGTGTCTCATCTGTGACATAGAAATGAAAGTGAGCGCAATAAACGAGCACAACCAAAAACACACAACTATTAACATAAAGCCTCGTAATCTGTACACGTGTGCGGAATGCAATGAGAAGTTTAAGAGCTGCAGCTCACTGGCCACGCACATCAAGTTGGTGCACCGGCTGAAGCAGCCGCAAACGCCCAAGCTGCAGCGCGCGGAGTTGGCGGATTTTTGTGAGGTCGTCGTGACCAAGACGGAACCTCTGGCTTCGGGCCAGGATCGCGACGACCTTGTGACGGTTCCGTCTGATCCCGAGTCTGCACCACTAGTCAATCTGTCCGGCTTCACCTGCCCCACCTGTGGCAAGCAGATGCCCACCTTGATATCACTGAAGAGGCACATCAACTGGCATTCTAATGTCGGCAACAACATTGAAAAGAAGCTGGAATGTTTTGTCTGTAAAGAG GTATTCCGGTTCCAGTGTCACTACCGGCTGCACATGCGAAAACACTACAACGACACAAACCTGGACCCCGCGCTTCTCACCTGCACCATCTGCAACCGCAAGAGCAAGCACCTCCGCGCCGCGAAGGCACATATGAATTTCCACAAACAGACGCGTTTCAAGAATAAGGACTACCAGTGCTCCATATGCAAGAGAGTCTTTCAGTTCCGAAAGGTGTACCTTTCTCACATGGCGATACACTACAAGCGCGGCGAGAGCGCCAACAACACGGTGGTCGGCATCGAGTCGGCCGTCGCCCGCGAGCCCGCCGCGGCACACACCTGCCAATACTGCGGGAAAGTGTGCGACTCCGAAGTCTCGCTCAAGCATCATGTCATATGGCACAAGTCGAAGACCTCGCTCTTCGGCGCCCGTCATGAATGCAACATCTGCGGCATTATGTTCACCAACAAGAGAACATTGGAGCTGCATGTCCGATCTCATTACGAGGACGACAATGGCCCTTACAAATGTACAATATGCGGGAAAGGATTCATCGACGAAGTCTATCACAGAAAACACGTGAAGGGGCACAACTTTGATCACCAATCGCACCAGGCCAGGATAGCGAAGCTCAGAAAGGACAAGGTAAAGTGCCCGATTTGTAGCCGATTCTATCCCGATCTCGTTAAACTCATCCGTCATCTGCGGCGGACGCATCCCGAGAGCAAAATGATAAAGAACGATCCGGATGCGCCGCAGCAGAGTTACTTCTCGTGTAAACTATGCGCCAAAGTATTCCTCGACGAGCGCAGGCTGCAGCACCATGAGGAGGCCCACTTGAGGAAGCCGGAATTCTTTAAATGCAAATTCTGCGGCAAGAAGACCATGTCTTTGAAGGGTCATCGCCTGCACATTAAATCTCACttgacacaaaaatatatcgatGAGCCTCTCAAGTGCATGCATTGCGAGGAAACCTTCACGCGGGGATACGATCTGCATTATCACCTGCGCGACGTCCACGACATCACCGAGACGTGGATAGCGGAGCGCACCGAGATAACGCTGAATGGACCTCTCAAAGAGTTCCAGTGCTCCATCTGCCTTAAGATACTCGCGAGCAAAGGCAACTTCGAGCGACACATTGATTACCACAATTCACTGAGGTGCAACTACTGCTTCGACTACTTCAGCTCGCTCAGATTCTTGGAGGGCCACCTCACCTTCAGCTGCGACAAGAAGAAACTCGTCGGCGACACGGAGGTGTATCCCCGGAAAGTGAAGTGCCATATCTGTTACAAAGCATTTCATCTTCAAGTTAAATTAGACTGTCATCTGAGAACTCAGCacaatattaaagtttgtaaagaGGTGTCTGAAGGTAAAAAGGACTTTGTCTGCGATTATTGCTTTAAAGTGTTCGAGAATGAGTTCGCTCTGAGTACTCACAAAGTCTATCATCGCACCGTCGGTTTCTACGGCTGCCTGTACTGCAACCGAAAGTTCAACACACTGACGGTGTTCAAAAAGCATAAAAACCATCATTTTTCACAGCTGAACGTCGACAACCCGACCAAGTGCGAGCACTGCGATGAGACTTTTGTCGCATTTAGAGAGTTTATATATCACATGAGAGATGTCCACGGGGACGATAAGGAATGGACGGTATTGCCCAAAGAGTCGATAGAGGAAAAGTGCCATATTTGCAACAAAATATTCTTCAACCTCCACAAACATTTGGCATACCATGAAGAGAATAGATGTAAAAAATGCTCAGAGTATTTTTACTCTCAGATTGAGTACGACAATCACCTGTGCGCAATAGAGAGTGAAGAAGAGGTCGATGAGAAGAACGAAAGTGATCTAAGACCGAAATACGAGGAGTGTGCGTTTTGCTTCAAGCCCACGACGAAGAAGAACTCGCAGCGGCTGCACGACCATATCCATAAGGTGTCCGGCTCCATCTCGTGCCGCTTCTGCCCTCTCAAGTTTAAAACTATTGACGCGTTCAACATCCACGCGTTCTCCCACCGCAGCAGAAAGTACGACAAGAAGCCGATAAAGTGTCGGCAGTGCGGGGAGAAATTCGTGCGCTACGGACCCTTCATAAGGCACATGAGGGCGGTGCACAAGTCGAAGCAGAAACTGCACTACCGCGCGATGGTGCGCCCGGAGCCGTGCGTCGTCTGCGGGGATCTCTTCCCCAACTTGCACAACCACTACCGCGCGCATCTTCAGAACCAGTGCCAGCAGTGTCGCAAATACTTTACTTCTTGCAAAGTGTTCTCACAACACGAATGCGACAAAGAGGATTCTAATCCATCGAAAGTGTTCACCTGCGACGAGAACCTCTTGGCTCTTATCAATTCGTACACGCCCAAGGACGAGAAAGACGACGAAAAATTCTACGGGCACAGCGATGATGAGGACGAGATGGCCGTAGAGCCGAATGTACCTCACAATGATTACATGACACAAGATGAGGAGAGTCAAAATTCCACAGATATGAGTATTCATCAAATGGTCCATGCGCCCATTATATCAGATGTTCTATCGCTTTACAAGCAAAAGGAAGAAGAGACTCTTAATGTGGTCGACTTGGTCGATGATAACAGCCTAGACGGTGAAGATATTGTTAACATCATTACTATAGATGACTGA
- the LOC106707808 gene encoding neural Wiskott-Aldrich syndrome protein: MGRMPRGEHRPSTLLSRDENEQVFSLIGPKCQSLATAVVQLFTTEGPAHSEWKKKDTGVLCLIKDNGRRSYFFRIYCLYRKAMIWEHEVYLQIEYKSPRPYLHTFEAEDYMTAFNFANEDEAKILRDTLIEKIELRKQRRQERRQKSMMAARMNSTTSQRSVRHNGVAPPMPVPLQTTHQAPLPTQQPVKTPSFSGGNYTLKSKKPKGRKLTKADIGSPKDFQHISHVGWDANKGFDVDLPEEEMRSFFSKAGISETQLQDHDTMEFVYDFINSHGGINAVKDDLHDAPRQKNSIRSPAPQSAPPAPPAPPAPPVPSRAPSRTHSQPHPPAPPSRAPPPPPARAVPPPPPPSLTAPRNPPPRPPQPLPSSVALPPAVPPPPPPGVPPPPPPAPPAPPLPPPPPPPALSPAAPTPSPASPAAPDPRAALMESIRSGSKQLRHVEVGSKTSLNEDNRSNLLSEIRRGIDLKSVSRSTSSSGERAKPEAQVRSCGLAEALARALDERNRAIHSSDSDNTDADSDGEWD, encoded by the exons ATGGGAAGGATGCCGAGGGGAGAACACAGGCCTAGCACCCTGTTGTCGCGGGACGAGAACGAACAGGTGTTCAGCCTCATCGGACCTAAGTGCCAG AGCTTAGCGACTGCCGTCGTCCAACTGTTCACGACAGAAGGTCCCGCGCATTCAGAATGGAAGAAAAAGGACACAGGTGTACTGTGCCTCATCAAGGACAACGGCAGGCGGTCCTATTTCTTCCGTATTTATTGCCTGTACCGCAAGGCTATGATATGGGAACACGAAGTCTACCTCCAGATAGAATATAAAAGCCCCAGACCTTATCTACACACGTTTGAAGCTGAG GACTATATGACCGCGTTCAATTTCGCCAACGAAGATGAGGCGAAAATACTTAGAGACACCCTTATCGAGAAGATCGAATTGCGGAAACAGAGACGGCAAG AACGACGGCAGAAGTCAATGATGGCGGCTCGCATGAACAGTACGACGTCGCAGCGATCGGTTCGGCACAACGGCGTCGCTCCGCCCATGCCAGTCCCACTGCAAACTACCCATCAAGCTCCCCTGCCCACACAACAGCCTGTTAAAACACCTTCCTTTTCAG GCGGAAATTATACATTGAAGAGCAAAAAACCTAAAGGTCGGAAACTAACGAAAGCCGACATCGGCTCACCGAAAGACTTCCAGCACATATCCCACGTCGGCTGGGATGCTAACAAAG GTTTCGATGTGGACTTACCCGAAGAGGAGATGCGATCTTTCTTCTCGAAAGCGGGCATATCAGAGACGCAGCTGCAGGACCACGACACCATGGAGTTTGTGTACGACTTCATCAACTCGCACGGTGGTATCAACGCTGTCAAGGACGACCTGCACGACGCACCTCGACAGAAAA ATTCAATTCGTTCCCCTGCGCCGCAGTctgcgccccccgcgccccctgCACCCCCCGCGCCTCCAGTGCCGTCGCGCGCCCCCTCGCGCACGCACTCGCAGCCGCACCCGCCCGCACCGC CGTCACGAGCGCCCCCACCGCCCCCCGCGCGCGCCGTGCCCCCGCCACCGCCCCCCTCGCTCACCGCGCCCAGGAACCCCCCGCCGCGACCCCCGCAAC CGCTGCCGAGCTCTGTTGCGTTGCCGCCGGCGGtaccgcccccgcccccgccggGCGTGCCGCCGCCCCCACCGCCGGCTCCACCCGCACCCCCCCTGCCGCCACCCCCGCCTCCACCCGCCCTGTCCCCCGCCGCACCCACACCCTCCCCCGCCTCCCCCGCCGCGCCAGACCCCCGCGCCGCCCTCATGGAGAGCATACGTAGCGGTAGCAAACAGCTCAGG CATGTGGAGGTCGGCTCCAAGACGTCGTTGAACGAAGACAACAGAAGCAATCTGCTCAGCGAGATCAGACGCGGCATCGATTTGAAAtcg GTGTCCCGTTCTACAAGCAGCTCGGGCGAGAGGGCGAAGCCCGAGGCGCAAGTGCGTTCGTGCGGCCTGGCCGAAGCCCTAGCGCGGGCGCTGGACGAACGCAACCGCGCCATACACTCCTCCGACTCGGACAACACCGACGCCGACAGCGACGGTGAATGGGACTAG
- the LOC106707807 gene encoding uncharacterized protein LOC106707807, whose protein sequence is MSGVRAGRVPKRLRAHRMKSRSVLRMMAIMQDRNSEEVPREFLETGRTGRRNAMPDILHPQGAEMTTADLPSRLQQLATTDPEHPQPSTSKNDLEASKEDPASKSNCS, encoded by the exons atgtccgGAGTGCGCGCTGGTCGTGTACCTAAGCGCCTGAGAGCTCATCGTATGAAGAGTCGGTCAG TGCTGAGAATGATGGCAATAATGCAGGACAGGAACAGTGAGGAGGTGCCTCGCGAGTTCTTGGAGACAGGCAGGACGGGCCGGAGAAACGCCATGCCTGATATATTGCACCCCCAGGGCGCCGAGATGACGACGGCGGACCTGCCCTCCCGGTTGCAACAGCTGGCCACTACTG aTCCAGAACACCCGCAGCCGAGCACATCGAAGAATGATCTCGAAGCGTCCAAAGAGGATCCAGCAAGTAAAAGTAATTGCAGTTGA